CGGGATGCACTTCCAATCGGGACTGTTGAATTTCAGTTGGTTCATATATTGTTAGAGAATCGACAAGCTCGATAGCGAAGGAATCTTCCCTGTTCAGCAGCTTATTGAACCTTGTCCTTTCTGTTTGATACTCTTGTTCCAAGACCAATTTGTTTTCTTCCAGTTCATTTTGGCGAATCTGAAGGCGAAGGACATCCACCGCCGATGCCTTGCCCACTTCTACGGAAGTCAATGCCAATCTTTCATAGGTTTTTAGGAGCTGGATATTTTCATCCAAAACCTTTTGTTTTTCCTTGATCGCGAAAAGTGCATAATAGGATTGGGACACCGACAGGCGTAATTTTCGTTTGGTAATCGCGATATCCAGATAATCCACTTCGGCCAACGAGCTGGCATAATTCTCCCGAGCGGTAATGGTACCGAACCAAGGCAGCATTTGTTTGATGGAAAACCGTGCCTTTTGTGCGCCTGTTCTTGTTTCGGGTTCGCTAACGAAAACACCCGCACTTAACTCTGTATTGGGCAGGGCATCCGCTTCAGCGATTTTTTCCTTCGCAATATTGTACTTGATTTCAAAGGCCTGTACCTCGGGATTGTTGTTTTCCGCCTCTTGGATATAGGAGTCCAAGGTCTGGGCATTTGCAGCCAAAACCGATAAAAACCCAAGTGCTATTGTCGCTATTCTTTTCATGCGTTTTGTCTTTTAAGTTGCCATTCGCTTTTCCAACTGTACAATACCGGAACGACCAACAGGGTTATAAGGGCGATCAACATACCCCCAAAAGAGGGAATTGCCATGGGGATCATGATGTCGCTTCCCCTTCCCGTTGATGTCAGTACCGGCAACAATGCTAGAATAGTTGTTGCCGTGGTCATCAAGCAAGGGCGTATTCGTTTTTCCCCTGCTTCGACGACCGAAGCTCGAACCGCTTCCAAGGTATCGGGTTTATTTCGGTCAAAAGTCTGGGTCAGGTAGGTGGCCATGACCACCCCGTCATCCGTTGCAATTCCGAAAAGGGCGATAAAGCCTACCCATACGGCCACACTCAAATTGATGGTATGCATCTGGAACAGGTCACGAAGATTTTCCCCAAAGAAATTGAAGTTGAGGAACCAATCCTGTCCGTAAAACCATATCATCAAAAACCCTCCCGCAAAAGCGACCGCGATTCCCGTGAATACCATGAACGAGGTCGCTACGGAACGAAACTGGAAATAAAGAATCAGGAAGATGATGACCAAGGCAAGGGGCACGACCACGGACAAGGTTTTTTCAGCCCGTAGTTGATTTTCATAGGTTCCCGTAAATTGATAGTTGATGCCTTTGGGTACTACCAATTCGCCATTGTCGATTTTTTGTTGGATAAGGGCTTGGGCGTTCTCTACCACATTTACTTCCGCAAAACCATCGAGTTTATCAAAAAGCACATAGCCCACCAAGAAAGTATCCTCACTTTTGATGACCTGCGGCCCCTTCTCATATCGGATGCTGACCAGTTCGCTCAATGGGACCGGACTGCCCTTGGCCACAGGAACATAGATGTTCTTGATATCCGTTGGATTCTCCCTTAGCTCACGTGGGTAGCGAACACGGACTCCATATCGTTCCCTTCCCTCGACGGTCTGGGTCAGGGTCATCCCTCCAACGGCCACTTCAAGCACCCGTTGTACATCTTCGATTTGGATACCGTATCTGGCAAGTGCTTCCCTATTAATATCGATCAAGAGATAAGGTTTGCCAACAATCCTATCGGCAAATACCGCTTCATCCTTAACACCTTCAGCTTCTTTTAGAATATTTTCCAATTTAAGCCCAAAAGCTTCGATTTGTTTTAAATCTTGACCCTTGACCTTAATGCCCATTGGTGCACGCATTCCTGTTTGCAGCATGACCAATCTGGTTTCGATAGGCTGTAATTTGGGTGCGGAAGTAACTCCCGGCAATCTCGTTACCCGAACGATTTCATTCCAGATATCATCGGGGGACTGTATCTCCGGTCGCCAGTTGCGGTAGTATTCCCCACCGGAATCTGGAACCAGATCCTCCAAACCGATTTCCGAAAACGATTCAATATCGGACTCATTATACTCGGATGTAATATCGTCAAGCTGTGTATTCGGGTTCAGGATGAAATTCCCATCATTTAGGGCAAAAAGTCCGTCCTCGTTAACTTTGAAGCGTTGTCGTTTTCCATCTTTGCTCAACATGTATTCGGACTTGTACTGAATCATGTTCTCGTACATGGACATTGGTGCGGGGTCGAGCGCAGATTCCGTTCGACCGGCCTTGCCGACCACAGTTTCAATTTCAGGGATGCTGGCAACGGCCATATCCAACTGCTGTAGTACCCTCTTGTTTTCTTCCACTCCGGCATGGGGAAGGGATGTCGGCATCAATAGAAACGAACCCTCATTGAGTGCTGGCATAAATTCCTTACCCGTATTTTGCATAATAAGTACCCCAAAAACAACGATAGCCGTTGGAATGGAAAGGAACAATAGTTTGTTGCGCAACGCCCAGCGAAGGATCCTTGTATAATTTTTTCTAAAGAGGATGAAAAACCCTAACAGCCCAAAACATATCAATCCCACAAAAACAAGGTTCATAAAAATGCTGCGGTCAAATCCCAAGGGTCGCCAATAAGTTGCCAAAAGGAATACGATTGAGGTTGCCGAAATAACGATGTTTAAAAAAGTGGCCTGTTTGTCGGTTAAGGAAAATCCCCCGAATAATCGTCCGGCCAATTCAGCGTTCTTTAAAGGACGAACTGTTCCGAAGGCCATAAGCACCAATCCTAACCAATAACCGTAGACCACTGCGATAAGCCCTGCTACAATAAGTAATACGCTGAACACATAGCCCATAATACTTTTGCTTCGTTTCTTTCTGAACAAAAAGGCGGCAAAAGGCGGGATAAGAAACAGAGCTACGATGATGGAAGCCGTCAACGCAAAGGTCTTGGTAAATGCCAATGGTCGAAATAATTTCCCCTCGGCCCCTATCATGGTAAACACGGGGATAAAACTGATAATGGTGGTCATCACGGCCGTAAGAATAGCTCCGGACACTTCCGCTGATGCGTTATATACAACTGTATTTATAGGAAGCCCATCATCGTTTTCATCAAGGTGTCGAATAATATTTTCGGAAAGGATGACCCCGACGTCTACCATGGTTCCAATAGCGATGGCGATGCCAGAAAGGGCCACGATGTTGGCATCTACCCCGAAGAGTTTCATGGCGATAAAAACCATGAGAACCGCCACGGGTAAAAGACCGGAAATCAAGACGGAGGCCCGAAGATTGAATACCATGATGACGATTACCAAAATCGTAATCAGAATCTCCAAGGTCAAGGCCTCATTGAGCGTACCCAAGGTTTCCTCTATCAGCTCGGTACGGTCATAGAAAGGCACGATGGTCAATTGTGAGATGCTTCCGTCGCTCAGTTCCTTGGATGGAAGTCCCGAACTAAGTTCCTTTATCTTCTCTTTCACATTGTTGATGACCTCCAAAGGGTTTGCCCCATATCTGGCCACCACAACGCCACCTACGACTTCCGCTCCTTCCTTATCCAGAATACCACGTCGTACCGCAGGCCCGAGTGAAACGTTCGCAATATCCTTGACACGGATCGAAGTATAATCTTCCGAGGTTACTACCGCATTTTTAATGTCCTCCAAGGATTCCACATAGCCAAGACCCCTTACCAAATATTCGGCCTGATTGATTTCCAAGGTCTGTGCGCCAATATCACGGTTGCTGCTTTTTACCGCATTGACCACCTGATGAAGTCCTATGTTGTACTGCTTCATCAATTCAGGATCCACATCGATTTGATATTCCTGTACATAACCTCCAATGGAAGCCACCTCGGAAACCCCACTTGCAGCGGACAGCGCGTATTTTACATAGTAGTCCTGTACGGTTCTCAGCTCCTGTAAATCCCATCCGCCGGTTACATTTCCATCCTTGTCCCTGCCTTCCAAAGTGTACCAGTAAATTTGACCCAACCCTGTGGCATCTGGGCCTAAAGCCGGATTAACCCCGTCGGGGAGCAAATTGGTCGGAAGCGAGTTAAGTTTTTCGAGGATACGGCTACGGCTCCAATAGAATTCGACATCTTCTTCAAAAATGATATAGATACTGGAGAAGCCGAACATGGAGGAACTACGTATCGTCCGGACCCCCGGAATGCCCAATAACGAAGTGGTCAACGGATAGGAAATCTGGTCCTCTATATCCTGCGGGGAACGCCCTGTCCATTTGGTAAAAACGATTTGTTGGTTCTCGCCAATATCTGGGATGGCATCAACGGCAACAGGGTCGCTTGGCAGAATGCCAGTTTCCCAATTGAATGGTGCGTTGACGGTACCCCACCCCACAAAGAGAAGCAGCATGAGTACAGCGACTAACTTATTTTCGATAAGAAATTTGATGCCTTTGTTCAGCATAGAAATTGATTATTAAACATTTAGAAACCGTGTGAATAGAAAACACACGAACAACAGGTTTTGCCCAATACAGCGGTTGCCGTTGGGCTAATTTTCTAAAGTTTAAAAATCAAATGAGGAAAGTCTGATCTAGGATTTGGACATCCCGTATCAGCGGTGGGGGCGAATAATCCCTAAAGGGAACTACGTTTTCATCAAGCCCTTCAAAGAGGTTTATGTAGGAATAAATAAAAGAGGCAACAAACAGTTGTTGGTCAAATGAAAGTTGGTCAAAGGATATTTTCAGATCGTCTTGACCTTCAACAACAACTTCCACGTCTGAACAGCAATCCATTTCCATCTCCATCACGGCGCATTCGCTAGAGGATTTTGACATTTCGGCCTTCATCATGCAGGTGTTCACGCTATCGAAAATGCTGAAATCTACCAAATGGTCGCCACAGTAGTGCATATCCACCGAAAAGGACATGGTGGAGAACAGCACGATAAGTGCCATCGAAAGGGATGCTATTTTGCGAAATGCTTCTTTCATCTGCTTTGCAAAGGTACAAAATTTCGGAATTTGTTTTTTTGCTTTAATAAAAGTTTGGGTAACGCTATCGAAACACTGACGATAATCTAAAATGTTCAAAATAAATTTGTTTCATAAGACTTGATGTTGATTTAACTGCACCCAAAACGAAAGTTTTTAAGAAAATTACTATTTTAAGTTTCTCGAATCCATGTCTTTTAAAGCCAGTTTTAGTAAATCTTAGAGCCGCCCAAGAGGAGTGATTTGAGGTATCACATTTTGTGATAC
This genomic window from Maribacter sp. MJ134 contains:
- a CDS encoding TolC family protein; translation: MKRIATIALGFLSVLAANAQTLDSYIQEAENNNPEVQAFEIKYNIAKEKIAEADALPNTELSAGVFVSEPETRTGAQKARFSIKQMLPWFGTITARENYASSLAEVDYLDIAITKRKLRLSVSQSYYALFAIKEKQKVLDENIQLLKTYERLALTSVEVGKASAVDVLRLQIRQNELEENKLVLEQEYQTERTRFNKLLNREDSFAIELVDSLTIYEPTEIQQSRLEVHPELEKYDRLYESIAQSEILNQKEANPNLGFGLDYIPVADRAGMNFSDNGKDILMPMVSLSVPIFNNKYKSKTVQNELRQEEINAQKENRKNLLETFLSDAINSREAARIKYETQLKNLERANDAEEILIKNYETGTIDFNDVLDIQELQLKFQMNGIEAVKNYYVQMSIINYVTNQ
- a CDS encoding HYC_CC_PP family protein codes for the protein MKEAFRKIASLSMALIVLFSTMSFSVDMHYCGDHLVDFSIFDSVNTCMMKAEMSKSSSECAVMEMEMDCCSDVEVVVEGQDDLKISFDQLSFDQQLFVASFIYSYINLFEGLDENVVPFRDYSPPPLIRDVQILDQTFLI
- a CDS encoding efflux RND transporter permease subunit; protein product: MLNKGIKFLIENKLVAVLMLLLFVGWGTVNAPFNWETGILPSDPVAVDAIPDIGENQQIVFTKWTGRSPQDIEDQISYPLTTSLLGIPGVRTIRSSSMFGFSSIYIIFEEDVEFYWSRSRILEKLNSLPTNLLPDGVNPALGPDATGLGQIYWYTLEGRDKDGNVTGGWDLQELRTVQDYYVKYALSAASGVSEVASIGGYVQEYQIDVDPELMKQYNIGLHQVVNAVKSSNRDIGAQTLEINQAEYLVRGLGYVESLEDIKNAVVTSEDYTSIRVKDIANVSLGPAVRRGILDKEGAEVVGGVVVARYGANPLEVINNVKEKIKELSSGLPSKELSDGSISQLTIVPFYDRTELIEETLGTLNEALTLEILITILVIVIMVFNLRASVLISGLLPVAVLMVFIAMKLFGVDANIVALSGIAIAIGTMVDVGVILSENIIRHLDENDDGLPINTVVYNASAEVSGAILTAVMTTIISFIPVFTMIGAEGKLFRPLAFTKTFALTASIIVALFLIPPFAAFLFRKKRSKSIMGYVFSVLLIVAGLIAVVYGYWLGLVLMAFGTVRPLKNAELAGRLFGGFSLTDKQATFLNIVISATSIVFLLATYWRPLGFDRSIFMNLVFVGLICFGLLGFFILFRKNYTRILRWALRNKLLFLSIPTAIVVFGVLIMQNTGKEFMPALNEGSFLLMPTSLPHAGVEENKRVLQQLDMAVASIPEIETVVGKAGRTESALDPAPMSMYENMIQYKSEYMLSKDGKRQRFKVNEDGLFALNDGNFILNPNTQLDDITSEYNESDIESFSEIGLEDLVPDSGGEYYRNWRPEIQSPDDIWNEIVRVTRLPGVTSAPKLQPIETRLVMLQTGMRAPMGIKVKGQDLKQIEAFGLKLENILKEAEGVKDEAVFADRIVGKPYLLIDINREALARYGIQIEDVQRVLEVAVGGMTLTQTVEGRERYGVRVRYPRELRENPTDIKNIYVPVAKGSPVPLSELVSIRYEKGPQVIKSEDTFLVGYVLFDKLDGFAEVNVVENAQALIQQKIDNGELVVPKGINYQFTGTYENQLRAEKTLSVVVPLALVIIFLILYFQFRSVATSFMVFTGIAVAFAGGFLMIWFYGQDWFLNFNFFGENLRDLFQMHTINLSVAVWVGFIALFGIATDDGVVMATYLTQTFDRNKPDTLEAVRASVVEAGEKRIRPCLMTTATTILALLPVLTSTGRGSDIMIPMAIPSFGGMLIALITLLVVPVLYSWKSEWQLKRQNA